In Piliocolobus tephrosceles isolate RC106 chromosome 6, ASM277652v3, whole genome shotgun sequence, the following are encoded in one genomic region:
- the LOC111552898 gene encoding uncharacterized protein LOC111552898, translating to MQGRKTCAQAGSQEHARLSAPVCAASFLAEDRLPTTDITGPGPGATVTQKTKLHGSEKRSPFLRRHGAGMQAPDSVRSVEVEREAKTRSEKPRLGAGLSVAQKTLFTPLPA from the coding sequence ATGCAAGGGAGGAAAACATGCGCCCAAGCTGGTTCGCAGGAACATGCTCGCCTGTCTGCGCCTGTGTGCGCGGCCAGTTTTCTGGCTGAGGATCGCTTGCCAACTACAGACATCACCGGCCCAGGACCCGGTGCCACAGTCACCCAGAAGACGAAACTCCACGGGAGCGAGAAAAGGAGTCCATTTCTCCGTCGGCACGGCGCGGGGATGCAGGCCCCTGATTCAGTACGTTCTGTGGAAGTGGAGCGAGAAGCCAAGACGAGGAGCGAGAAGCCAAGACTTGGGGCGGGTCTCAGTGTGGCCCAAAAGACCCTGTTCACGCCACTACCAGCATAA